The sequence atatgatcatcaactaACTTAGtgattatttcaaatttttataagaCAAAAATTGTGGGTTCAACACTCACTTTTTTCACTACATACATaatttttacatatatattatataatatattaggagTGCGGATAGAGTAGGGTATACCCTTAACCCGTATCCTACCCTACCTGCAGGCAAACTCACACCACACCCTACCCTATCCATGGGTTGGTCTGGGTTGAGTACCCGCAGGTAGggtatatattttattaattggaTGCATGGCAAACGGAAAAACACTTAGGTGGTAAAATGGAAGGGTTAATAGACACATGGCATTACATGTTTTGCAAAAGAAAGGTAACCATTCATATTATAAGCCATCGTTACAAATTAAGATACTAAAAAAGAAGATTCATTTAACCGGACAACCAccacatgaaggaagaacaactGGGCACCTAGAATCTTGGATCATCTCATGCATCTGTTGAAAGAACACAACGGAGACATCCTCCTTCGTGCATAAGATCGAAAGCCTTGTTGATCTCGCCAAGCGTCAGATTGTGGGTAATGTACTCATCAACCTTGATTTCCTGCAAAAACGAGCAAAATATAAGGTCAAGCCTcctcaaaaataaaattataaaaaaaagaaacactTCCCAACAATATTGGAGTTTGATACACTTGAGAAAAACTGTAGGAAGCATCTTAAGATGCATCAAATTGAACTTGGTGCATCGTAAGCAAAGGTAATCCAATGGTTAGAATTGAATCGTGAGAGTGGCATCCATTATGATTCAACCTTAGTGCATGATGCACCGGATTCAGCCCAATGCATAATAGCATTCTCCAAACATTTACCTTCTTCAAGTACTTCTCCACAAGCCAAGGCACTTGTGACCTGCTCTTGAAGCCACCAAAAGCTGTTCCTTTCCAGACACGCCCCGTCACCAATTGGAAAGGGCGGGTAGATATCTCTTGGCCCGATGCTGCAACACCCACGATAACTGATGTTCCCCAGCCCTGGAATTTTTCAGCAAAACATATATTTTCATGGTTATGTCCATCTAGAGTAATATTTGAACAATTGAGTCAATGTGGCACTGCTGCGGCAGTGTTCACCTTGTGGCAGCATTCCAGAGCAGCTCTCATGACGGAGACATTCCCAATGCACTCAAAGCTATAATCAACTCCGCCATCTGTAAGATCAACTATGACCTGCTGAATTGGTTTATCGTGTTCTTTAGGATTAATAAACTCGGTGACTCCAAAGTTCTTCGCTGCAAGGTAAAATAGCAAGAGAAGTAAACAGAAGAACATGTATTTAAAGTTGCACACAGTAAGACAACACTCTTGCTTAGAAATAAGAAACCTTGGAGCATATCACTTCACAACATCAAGGGCATATGTTTCAGACATTTACCTGTATCAAATTTCTTGCTATCGATATCAATGCCAATAATACGAGATGCACCGGCACTTTTTGCACCCTCTGCAACCTGTAAGTATAAAATAATCAATTGCAGTGGTAGTTCGATACCAAGCAAAAAACACATTTACTACTACGCTAACTACAGGAAAGAAACTTACAGCAAGACCAACAGTTCCAAGGCCAAAAACAGCAACAATTGACCCTGGTTCAACTTTTGCAGTGTTCCATACAGCTCCAAgccctaaaaaataaaaaataacagttTTCTTAAATGCATAACAAGAAAAGAACAAGGCACAGGAAGGCGTGACTCAACTGTAGTCTTTTAAATATAGCACTAAAACCAGATATTATATTAATTGATAAACTATCATGTTAAGAAGCTTAAGAGTGCTATTAGGCTACTTTCTTATCGAATTTAAACAACGGCAGGTGATAATGATGAATCCATGAGAGACCAACAAAAACTAAGCCTTGTCCTATTATAGGCTACATGAACCAGAAGATGCAAAAGTCAATTAGACATCATTACATCAAACTCAAACTCTGAATTATTCAAGCTGACGACTTATATTGTATGAAATCCATCTCGATGGGCAAACCTAACATCAATGTCCAAGCACATTTCAACAATCCATTGAGCATGGAGCATTTAATAATCAAATAACCAACACGTGGGCTTGCTCACCAAGTGGCCTTGGCAACATAATCTCAATACACTTTGTAATTGCGAAAAGGAGAAAGACAACACTTACCGGTTGGAACACCGCAACCAAGAAGACAAACTTTATCCAAAGGAGCAGCTGGATCAATCTTAGCCACACTTACATCATGAACAACAGTGTACTGGCTGAAGGTGGAAGTTCCCATGAAATGATAAATGGTCTTCCCATTGATAGAGAAACGACTTTTGCGGTCGCTAAGCATCACTCCAACTCCAGTGGCGGAACGAACCTTCCCACAGAGGTTCGTTTTTCCAGATTTGCAGAACTTGCACTCACCACATTCAGCCTGGTAACATGGAATAACATGATCCCCAGGCTGCACATTAGTAACACCTTCTCCAACACTCTCCACAATTCTGCAcccataaataaataaactaaataaacGAAATCCCCTCaatcaacaatcacacaacccAATGTTAAACATGACAATGTTATGATGCagtaagaaggaaaaaaaataaaaataaaaataaaaataaagttggtGCACCCTAGATCAAGATAATCTAATATACAGATTTATCATCACTTTATAACAATAACTTCTACAAAACCTATACCATCAGATTTTAGCGCATCAAAACCCAAGTTCAACCTGGACCATTCAAATCATACCATGTAACAAAACATGctcttcattaaaaaaaaaaattactcacCCAGCAGCTTCATGGCCAAGGATACAAGGGAAGAGACCTTCAGGATCCTGCAAAGCATGATTTAGATAAATGAGCATTTAATATTTAGCAGGAAAAAAAACTTTAAATTTGGAAAACGAGAATGGGAAATAGAAAAGGGATGGGGTAGGGTAAAAGAAAACACCTTTCCGCTCCAGGTGTAAGCATCGGTGTGACAGAGAGCAGTGTAGAGGATCTTGACTCGAACCTCGCCGGCTTGCGGTGGAGCCACCTGAACGTCTTCGATGGACAAAGGCTTGTTGGGTTCCCAGGCCACCGCAGCTTCATCATCAAAACGACAAAAGTCAAATCGCCGTTTAATGAAGAAGAATAAGatgaaaatagagagagagagtgaattgTAGTACCTTTGCAAGTAATGACTTGACCTTGAGTTGCCATGGAGACTGAGACTGAGACCGCACAGTAGAGAGAAcgatgatgttgatgatgatgaaaatGAAGGGGAAAATGAGTGGAAATAAAATGGGTTACTACTGTTTTTTGTTTTGGTATAAAGGGTTACTACTGTTACTATACAAGGCAGCTACCAACTAACTACTCATTTGGGTTTAATCAATTATTTTTTTCACTCTTTTTGGGTCTAGATCATTGGGCTATGGTGTATCGTCAACCAGTcgttttttttttagaataattaCTCAAATAAGTCTTTAACGATTTTTAAAGCggacattttaatttctaagaaaaattaatatacagatgAATTCTAAAATTTCACTCCGACCGACAAATCAGTCCCAGTTTATAATTATCCAAATCAGTCTCCAAGAATTTTAAAAGCGGATATTTTAGTtcctaagaaaaattaatacacagatcaatttctaacatttttctctGTCAGACATAATAGTCTCCTGTCCATTTTACTTTTACTATATGTCaacctttattattattaacttagcTTTGTGCATGTAGACGATGAAAATAGAATATTAATATACTCTTTTCATTACAAACAAGTAAGGTGAATAATgatgttttaaaattcaaattaaaatattttcttttaatacaaacatattttttaaaataggacatcttttgattatattaaatacaaaatatcaaataatttcaactttaaattttttgtagaataatttctaataattttattgatcatcatcatcatcatcatcatcatcatcatcatcatcatcatcatcatcatcatcatcagaattgTTATGTCTGATGGAGAAAAACATTGaggattgatctgtgtattaaatttttttttgagacTAAAATGTCTGcctttaaaatttttggaaactgatctgggtaattactTTGTCGGAAAATAAACTGGAGACTGATTTGTCTGTCGGAGTAAAATCTTGGAGATATttttgtatattaatttttttaggacTAAAATATCCGCTTTTAAATCcttggggactgatttgggtaattattctcatttttttttgtcTAAACACAATAAGAAAACAAAGCAAACTAACTAAACTGAGTCAGAGTAAATAATTTGCTCAATGTCTTCATTAGGAGAATTTCAAATGACATGACTCTAATTAATCAAAGCTCCATAACGCGCTAATCAATTTGCAGCTTTGTTCACTTCACAACCAACCCATTTAAAATAGACAACCTATAGTCTGACCAAGAGCTCTTTAATCTTAACAACTAGATCAGAAATATTAGACATGCCACCATGAACACTATAATACAGAAGATGCAAGATATGCAAACAGTCAGTTTCACATACAATATATTTGATACCACACTCCCAAACTAGAATAAGTCATCTCCAAACAGTGAATAACTCACATATAAAAATAGACCAAATGAAAATGCTATTCGAATAATCCATCACACAACAGCCATTAGAATCTCTAATTATACATCCAAAATCAGCCACTTGCAAATCAGAAGCCagactagcatcacaattaattttaaaaaaactaCCCGACAGAGGTTCCCAAAACATCCGATGATTTAAACATCGAAATAGAGAAGACTTCTCAGCATGCAATCTTATAGAATTAGCCATGATCTTAGCATTCGCTACCACCTTGTAATCAGACTAAGAACTCTGAGCATTAAAAATGTCATTGCACCTATTTCTCCACACCCACCACAGTCCCACCCTAAGAATCGCTTTGTGGCCAGGCATAACCTTACGCAACCAAGACACAAGAGACCTTCCACCAATTGAATCAACTAAAGAATGATCCAATATCTGCAAAATTGAAATAGATTTCTTGTAGTCTCGCAAACAATGCTCCATAGTTTCTGGAGCCTCATTACATCTTTGACAAATGTCCGAGTTAGACAGTTGCCGCTTGTAATGAAGAACTTCAATAGAAAGAGCATTGTGTAACCCAAGCCAAATGGTGAACTTTATTTTATCAGAAATATTAAGATTCCATAACCACTGCCAACTGGTACAAACATcccaattgaatttttttttcttgcaaGCCATCTATAACTTTCTCTAGCACTATATATTTTAGTTGTTGCTAGCCACTATCTCCACCCGGCATCCTCCCTAAACTGAAAATGAAAGTTAAGGTTGCTAACAATATGCTTGATATCTGCAGAAAGTAGAGTAGCCAGCTTAGGCCAATCCCAATACCCTTCTCTCCACAAATCCTCAACTGTAAAGTCAGTGTCAGATATATGCACAAAAAGAGTAAAATCACACAGTTTTTCAAGAGGAGACCATTCATCGTACCAAAAAATTGCTGAAAATTTCTATCACACCACTTAAAACCCTCCTTAAGAGAAGCATAAGCTTTGATAATGTACCTCCAGATAGCAAAGGAATTTGGAGAACAATTGCTACCTGAAAAGAAAGGATCCCGAAGATATCTGTGAGTGAGAACTTGTACCCATAACTTGTTTTATTATAAAGGCAATCTCAAACCAGTTTGGCAAAGAGAGCCATATTAGCACACTGAGAATCTTTTATTCTAAGACCATCTGAGCTCTTAAGAGCAGTAATAATATCCCACCTAACCAGAGGCAATCCTTTTCCATTAGCCTAGCCTTTCCATAAAAACTATCTCATCAATGAATCAATCTTATCACAAGCATACTCTGGAAGAAGAGCAATCTGCATAGTATAAACCGGAATAGAGATCATTACCGATTTCACCAAGCATAAACGACTAGCCTTATTAAGTAAATACTCCTTCCAACTAGTAAGCTTGCTCAGGACTTTTTCGATAATCTCCTGAGCCGTCTTCTTAGATGCTCGATCATGCCCAATATTAATCCCCAGATACCTCTCCAAATCTTGAGAAAAGCGAATGGTAGAAACACTAGAAAGAACCTCTTTTCTTCTAGCTGAGACATTCTTTGAGCACTGAGCCTTGGACTTATTAACAGTCACTTTTATACCGACGCCTTAGAGAACATGTCCAGAGTCTTCATAACTTTCACTACCTGTGACTTAGTAGCTTTGTAGAAAAGTTACAGATCATCCGCAAACATCAAGTGAGAGATTT is a genomic window of Arachis ipaensis cultivar K30076 chromosome B06, Araip1.1, whole genome shotgun sequence containing:
- the LOC107647857 gene encoding alcohol dehydrogenase class-3; this translates as MATQGQVITCKAAVAWEPNKPLSIEDVQVAPPQAGEVRVKILYTALCHTDAYTWSGKDPEGLFPCILGHEAAGIVESVGEGVTNVQPGDHVIPCYQAECGECKFCKSGKTNLCGKVRSATGVGVMLSDRKSRFSINGKTIYHFMGTSTFSQYTVVHDVSVAKIDPAAPLDKVCLLGCGVPTGLGAVWNTAKVEPGSIVAVFGLGTVGLAVAEGAKSAGASRIIGIDIDSKKFDTAKNFGVTEFINPKEHDKPIQQVIVDLTDGGVDYSFECIGNVSVMRAALECCHKGWGTSVIVGVAASGQEISTRPFQLVTGRVWKGTAFGGFKSRSQVPWLVEKYLKKEIKVDEYITHNLTLGEINKAFDLMHEGGCLRCVLSTDA